Within the Tursiops truncatus isolate mTurTru1 chromosome 19, mTurTru1.mat.Y, whole genome shotgun sequence genome, the region ATCAGCGATTTCATGGCAAAAATCTGAAGCAATCTGGGAACCCAGGGGCAGTGTCCGGTGGGTATGGAAGGCAGATGGGGCTTGGCAGGGTCAGGATAGAGGCAAAAGTATTTACATATTCCCAGACCGACTGATAGGAATTGAATATGTCAGTATTCATAGGAAGCATTGGCTGACCTCCAGAGAAAGTGGCCGacgtaaatttttttttaattaatttcattttggctgcattggctcttcgttgctgcgtgtgggctttctctcgttgcggtgagcaggggctactctgcattgtggtgcatgtgcgtctcgttgcagtggcttctcctgttgtagagcatgggctctaggcacgcaggcttcagtagctgtggcacatgggcgcagtagtcgtggctcgcgggctctagagcgcaggctcagtagctgtggctcacaggcttagttgctccgcggcatgtgggatcttcccggaccagggcttgaacctgtgtcccctgcattggcaggcggattcttaaccactgcaccaccagggaagcccgtggccAACGTAACTTTAAATAGActgtctcaggacttccctgagccacaactactgaagcccatgagcctagagcccgttctccacaGTAAAGAGaggctactgcaatgagaagcctgcgcgcagcaacgaagacccaatgcagccaaaaataaataaataaataagtaaataaataaataaataaaaataaagtaaaaaataaatagactGTCTCTTATAAACACTCCTCTGTCCCACACTTGGACTGCACATTTCCAGACGAGCATGACGAGCTCATCCTCTTCCTGCTTTCGCTTATTTTCTGTCTCCGCCTGGTCATCACTCTCTGCTGTCTCTGTTTGCTCTCTTTTTCCCCGattgtcattttctttccacTCTCTGTGGTTCTCATCCTAGGACATACAAGCTAGTGTAGAGACGCTCAGCCACTTCTTGGGCAAGAAGCTAAGCCCAGAAGAACTGAATGCAGTCCTCAAGAATGCATCCTTCAAGACCGTGAGAGATAATACAATAGCAATTATTCCCGATCACCTGATATCTTTATGGATCAAAGCAAAGGTTTCATGAGAAAAGGTaagagagcattttttaaaactgaagtatatttgatttacaatattatattagttgcaGGTGATTAGTTGCAGGTGCAGCATAGTgagtcagtatttttatagattatactgcaTTTAAcattattacaaaacaatggctacattccctgttctgtacaatatatccttgttgcttatttattttatacatagtagtttgtacctcttaatcccctactcttatcttgcccctcccccctttcctctctccactggtaaccactagtttgttctctatatctgtgagtctgtttctgttttgttacatccattcatttgtattattttttagattccacacataagtgataaaatacagtgtttgtctttctctgtctgacttatttcactgagcataatacctccaagtccatccatgttgttgcaagtggcagaatttcattctttttttatgcctgagcatttctaattttaggacctggaagaaatggacagagaaTTCCTCTGCTTCTGTGGATAAACTAAGATATGGGGCGAGGAAAATATCTGAGTCTATAAAATCACAAAAGTGGCACCTGACTTGGAGAGTTTAAGGAATGATTTGGGATATTTATAAGGTCCTAAAGAAAACTTGTGAAGATGAAGCCCTGCCTATGAATAATGTATTTCCCTGTCCCCACTCATGTCCTCGGTGTTGGTTGTTGTGTAGAGCACCCTCACATTTTCTTGTTAGAGTTCCCGCTCACAACACTGGTGTGGTCCCTCGCCCCATGGAGTGACCCTCCCTTTACAAGTATTGACAATGGGAATATCTATTCCACCAAAAGGAGCTGGCAAATAGAAACcctggggaaagaaaaatgaggggAAAGACATGTGACTTAGCTCCAGGCCAAGCCTTCTGTTGAGACCCTATACTAGAGACCAAAGATGTTCACTACACAGAAGGAATGAGGGTGTTGATGGCAGGTAGTGGGTAGTTTCCATTTTCAACCTGCAGTGTACaagagtggggctggggagaccTCAAGGAAAAGATGACATGTGACTGTTTGCTTGGTTACCCAAGGGAAGAGCATTCGAGGTAGAAAAAACTGCAAGGTACAAAACACTGGGTAGTGCTGTTTGCGGTGATATTCAAGGGtggagagttaaaaataaaaggaaagggacttccctggcagtccagtgggtaagacttcgccttccaatgcagggggtgcaggttcgatccctggctggagatctaagatcccacatgcctcgtggccaaaaaaccaaaacgtaaaacagaagtaatattgtaatagactcaataaagacttttaaaaaatggtccacatctaaaaataaaaaataaaataaaaagaaagagaaggcatGATTTGGGGGTAGCAATCAATCACAAGTACACCATGTCTACCTACACGACCCAGGGTAAGAGCAGCGTGGGAGAAAAGAACCTCCACTGTCCTAAAGAAATGTGTGGCTGGTTAAATGAGGTATACATGTAATatcctaacacagtgcctggcatatgagAAATTACTTCATGTAGGTTAGGTGTTATTACTGTTGTGGTTGCCTTTTGTGATTATTCAAACCTCACAATATAAACAGATTGCAAACTGGAGACTCAAATATACTACCAAAAACCAGTGGCCGTCGGACTCTGGACAAGAAACTTTTAACCACTCGGTTATATTGCCTTGCAATTTCCAGTTCAGTGTTCGTGACAGATTGGCAGTGGTGACAGACACAGAAGACGCTCAAGTGAAGTCTTGAGACCTTATTTATAAACCTGATCTGgacttatttttttgtatatttgacAGGAATCATTGGGGACTGGAAAAGTCACTTTACAGTGGCCCAGAGTGAAGCCTTTGATAAAATATACCAGGAGAAGATGGCTGGGCTCGCTCAAGACCTATTCCCATGGGAATAATGGCCTTATATTCCTGGATCAGATATAGATGCTGAGTTTCCTGATGTTCTTGTGTTCGAGCACGCTCATAGGAAGCAAATTGTAATCCTACAATTCAATATGTGGTTCATTGAAAATAACCATGTTCTAAGAATACTATTTCATAATAGGTGGAAgtcatataatatttaaatgtcagtgccataaatgaagttttaatggaacacacatacatgcacacacacacacacaaaagaatcatGTTCCTTATTAACTGTAAGCCATGCCAGCTTCaaaaagttatataatatttcaaacacacagaataagaaagaaaacaatattttaaacctCATATGAATTCTaacctgttaaaaaataaaagtgaatactTTCCCATATTGGTGAGTATATGAAAGTCCACCACAGAacattacatatattaatatacttaCCTCTTCTTCTGTAGCCATTCCCCAATCATATCTTCCCTCTGTATCTTTGGCATCTCATAATTAGTAACTACTCAGAGTTTAGCGTGTATGTTTCTGTAGGGGATACCTTGTTCAGATCACCACACCGACGCACTTATGCTCCAGCCGCTGTGAGGGAGCCTGCTGAGGGCTTGCAGGTGCCCTCTTATCTGCAACATTGCTTTGAGCAAAACGAGAGACATCTTTCCTGGAAGATTAGGCTTTCCGAAAAACAAACGGCACCCAGCAAATGACTTGCAGAGATAAATATTAAAGACTAACACCTTGTGCTAGGAAAGGAGCAGATTCGTGGTGTGCTTTGTTGTCAAGCTCTCTGGGGGACGAGAACAAACCACATCTGTGTTTGGCTTCTTCCCCAAGACCCACCACTCACCCCTGCCGGGTTGTGCTGGCCTCACTCCTTTTCAGAGCACACTCATTCATTGAATCATTTATACAAAAGCACCCATTTCAAGCTGTTTCTAAGAAACCCAACTCAAGAAACTTAACCCCAGAAGCCATCCTAGGAATAAAACTGTGAAGATGGGATTCTGGAATTGATCACTTACCAGCCAGACACCAATGAGGACCCCAATACTAGCAGTGGGGAACATACAGACAGACCCTGGCATATTATCCCAGGGCAAATCCtaagggctttttgtttgtttgtgttttttggtgcaccacgcggcatgcaggatcttacttccctgaccagggatcgaacacgtgacccctgaagtggaagcgcggagtcctaaccactggaccgccagggaagtcccctgctaaGGTTTTCACTACTGTGTTGGGATACAGGTGGAAAGGGCTGATCTGTCATGTGCAGAATCTCTGGAATGTGATTGTTACAGGGGGAACAGTAACTCTTAGGACTGTGGAATTAGGTGCCTTTTGAAAAGTGCCACTAACGCAAAAAGCAGTGGAGACAGTGACCTCAGATGGATTCATCAGGGTTG harbors:
- the LOC101328492 gene encoding LOW QUALITY PROTEIN: sulfotransferase 2A1-like (The sequence of the model RefSeq protein was modified relative to this genomic sequence to represent the inferred CDS: inserted 1 base in 1 codon) — encoded protein: MARHIGCASSGQHSRGGGVHESEPGTSLSASLSVLYGSWFDHVHNWLQMKGKENFLVISYEELQQDIQASVETLSHFLGKKLSPEELNAVLKNASFKTVRDNTXSNYSRSPDIFMDQSKGFMRKGIIGDWKSHFTVAQSEAFDKIYQEKMAGLAQDLFPWE